The Methylacidimicrobium sp. B4 genome contains a region encoding:
- a CDS encoding beta-propeller fold lactonase family protein, with protein MKIKGRFVFGFRHGRGWAIAAVIAAAWLFSGNRGDAATAYVSSEPFGVVAIDLGKMTVIRRFALPKSSPRGIGVTRDGRFVVTANKASQDVAVIDLRSGHLVRRIPIGPKPEFLKFSPDGRRFFVAHEPASEGAPPKRPPSEEERKMQEAAAARTPARIVEIDVESWKVVRSFPASVDTEGIELSADGKRLLCANESEDSLRVYDLESGSELQRVDLRPYGSRPRGVKRSPDGNEYLVSLESSGNVVVLDKDLHFVASVPTGAGPYGISFDPEGKYFLVAASRARKLQVFDAKSRKLVREMPVGERCWHFTFTPDGEKILAACGRSNEVLVFDARSYRLLKVLGGIRLPWGVFAYPRAYGTLDLP; from the coding sequence GTGAAGATCAAGGGTCGTTTCGTCTTCGGCTTCCGGCACGGGAGAGGATGGGCCATCGCCGCGGTAATCGCGGCTGCATGGCTTTTCTCGGGGAATCGGGGAGATGCCGCCACCGCCTACGTGAGCTCGGAGCCGTTCGGAGTGGTCGCAATCGACCTGGGGAAGATGACGGTGATTCGGCGCTTTGCCCTTCCGAAGTCGAGCCCGCGGGGAATCGGAGTCACTCGGGATGGCCGCTTTGTCGTGACCGCGAACAAGGCCAGCCAGGACGTTGCGGTGATCGACCTCAGGAGCGGGCATCTGGTGCGGCGGATTCCAATCGGCCCCAAGCCCGAGTTCCTCAAGTTTAGCCCGGACGGACGGCGTTTCTTTGTCGCCCATGAGCCGGCTTCAGAGGGTGCGCCGCCCAAGCGACCGCCGAGCGAGGAAGAGAGGAAGATGCAAGAAGCGGCGGCGGCAAGGACCCCCGCACGGATCGTCGAGATCGACGTCGAAAGCTGGAAGGTCGTGCGGAGCTTTCCCGCGAGCGTCGATACCGAGGGGATCGAGCTTTCTGCTGACGGGAAAAGGCTCCTGTGCGCGAACGAATCGGAAGATTCCCTGCGGGTCTACGACTTGGAGAGCGGGAGCGAGCTGCAGCGTGTCGACCTCCGGCCCTATGGAAGCCGTCCCCGAGGAGTCAAGCGCTCGCCTGACGGGAACGAGTACCTGGTTTCGCTCGAGAGCTCGGGCAATGTCGTCGTGCTCGACAAGGATCTCCACTTCGTCGCTTCGGTACCGACCGGGGCTGGCCCGTATGGAATTTCTTTTGATCCGGAAGGTAAATATTTCCTCGTGGCCGCGTCTCGCGCCAGGAAGCTGCAGGTCTTCGACGCCAAGAGCCGGAAGCTGGTTCGGGAGATGCCTGTGGGAGAGCGTTGCTGGCATTTTACCTTTACACCCGACGGAGAGAAGATCTTGGCCGCCTGCGGGCGTTCCAACGAGGTGCTGGTTTTCGACGCCAGGAGCTATCGGCTGCTCAAGGTCTTGGGAGGAATCCGCTTGCCTTGGGGGGTCTTCGCCTACCCCCGCGCCTACGGGACCCTCGATCTTCCCTAG
- a CDS encoding c-type cytochrome: MKRGKRTTSWTRYLLPGLAGLWLTAAGAQQPPAAAPSTSTPAGPPPISAAGGAMKNPYTDNPQMIAEGRKLWFSRSCNGCHGGMGGGGMCPPVINDTWVYGSDDKTLFELIKNGSVELQKKGYTRIGRENVVAPMPPFGSVMSDDEIWKVIAYVRSIYHGDPKLRNW; the protein is encoded by the coding sequence ATGAAGAGAGGAAAACGCACTACGTCTTGGACACGCTATCTGTTGCCGGGCTTGGCCGGCCTCTGGCTGACCGCCGCGGGCGCGCAGCAGCCGCCCGCAGCAGCCCCGTCGACCTCAACACCTGCCGGGCCCCCGCCCATTTCGGCCGCCGGAGGCGCGATGAAGAACCCGTACACCGACAACCCGCAGATGATTGCGGAAGGGAGAAAGCTCTGGTTCAGCCGAAGCTGCAACGGCTGTCACGGGGGCATGGGAGGCGGAGGGATGTGTCCGCCCGTGATCAACGATACGTGGGTCTACGGCAGTGACGACAAGACCCTCTTCGAGCTGATCAAGAACGGGTCCGTCGAGCTCCAGAAGAAGGGCTACACGCGCATCGGACGCGAGAACGTCGTGGCTCCGATGCCGCCGTTTGGCAGCGTCATGAGCGATGACGAGATCTGGAAGGTGATCGCCTACGTTCGCTCGATCTACCACGGGGATCCCAAGCTTCGGAACTGGTAG
- a CDS encoding quinoprotein dehydrogenase-associated putative ABC transporter substrate-binding protein, whose protein sequence is MHLTGKGGLVHGGWSALFLFLVLASPSAVRAQPAELPLRVCGDPGNMPLSNSRGEGFQNKIAELLARSMGKPLEYFWYTYYERGLVRTTLNANRCDVLFDMPPDFELALPTKPYYKSTFVLVTRKDRNLHIHSLDDPILKSLRIGVFQASAARDALRNHGIQHNTVIHYIFYDSRVHPEQHPAEQVEQVIAGTLDACAIWGPLAGYYVAKANAPLDLTPLNTMEETVPLEYAMALAVPKGDKSLRDGLNHAMEEHKAEIQRILTEYGVPLVHCPECIVDGDLPAHSGGYKPLSPPAAAPPAAPTEHDSLLDCVTADDLPAAERFIAKDPKAIDKKDPLGYTPLLNAIRAEEWPMARLLVEKGANPDLPDREGWTPLLFAISKGSRDTTRLLLEHGASPTATARDGWAPLSLAASGSDPDLVQILLAHGVPVNGKSGPGGYTPLMFAAASGSEATVRILLDKGADPNAANPAGITPLMLAVSRNRQPVVELLLRAGARPDQQNREGKTALALAQERGYQTLASLLERASSPTKKTTPPAR, encoded by the coding sequence ATGCATCTAACGGGAAAGGGCGGACTGGTCCACGGGGGTTGGTCCGCCCTCTTTCTCTTTCTCGTCCTGGCTTCTCCTTCCGCCGTCCGGGCCCAGCCGGCTGAGCTTCCGCTACGGGTCTGCGGCGACCCGGGCAACATGCCCCTTTCCAATAGCCGCGGAGAGGGATTCCAGAATAAGATCGCGGAGCTGCTCGCCCGCTCCATGGGGAAGCCGCTCGAATATTTCTGGTACACCTACTACGAACGCGGGCTTGTCCGGACGACCCTGAACGCAAACCGCTGCGACGTCCTCTTCGACATGCCTCCCGACTTCGAGCTGGCTCTGCCGACCAAGCCTTACTACAAGTCGACCTTCGTTCTCGTCACCCGAAAGGATCGGAACCTCCACATTCACTCCCTCGACGACCCGATCCTCAAGAGCCTCCGGATCGGCGTCTTCCAGGCCTCGGCAGCACGTGATGCGCTCCGCAACCACGGCATCCAGCACAACACGGTCATCCACTACATCTTTTACGACTCACGGGTCCACCCGGAGCAGCATCCCGCCGAGCAGGTCGAGCAGGTGATCGCGGGAACGCTCGATGCCTGCGCGATCTGGGGTCCCTTGGCCGGCTACTACGTCGCCAAGGCGAACGCTCCGCTCGACCTCACCCCGCTCAACACCATGGAGGAGACCGTTCCCCTCGAATATGCCATGGCGCTCGCCGTTCCCAAGGGGGACAAGAGCCTCCGTGACGGCCTCAACCACGCGATGGAAGAGCACAAGGCCGAGATCCAGCGGATCTTGACCGAGTATGGCGTGCCGCTCGTCCACTGTCCGGAATGCATCGTCGATGGCGATCTTCCTGCGCATTCCGGTGGCTACAAGCCCCTCTCCCCTCCTGCGGCGGCGCCTCCAGCTGCGCCGACCGAACATGATTCCTTGCTCGACTGTGTCACGGCGGATGACCTTCCCGCCGCCGAGCGGTTCATCGCCAAGGACCCGAAGGCGATCGACAAGAAAGACCCGCTCGGCTACACCCCCCTCCTGAACGCCATTCGCGCCGAAGAGTGGCCAATGGCCCGACTCCTCGTGGAAAAGGGAGCCAACCCTGACCTGCCCGACCGCGAGGGTTGGACCCCCCTTCTCTTCGCGATTTCCAAAGGAAGTCGGGATACGACCCGCCTCCTGCTCGAGCACGGCGCGAGCCCCACCGCGACCGCCAGGGACGGATGGGCTCCTCTCTCTCTCGCGGCGAGCGGCTCGGATCCCGATCTCGTCCAGATCCTGCTGGCTCATGGGGTTCCGGTGAACGGGAAGAGCGGACCGGGAGGCTACACCCCCTTGATGTTTGCAGCGGCTTCCGGTTCCGAAGCCACGGTTCGGATCCTTCTGGACAAGGGTGCGGACCCCAACGCCGCCAATCCCGCCGGAATCACCCCGCTCATGCTGGCGGTCTCTCGCAACCGGCAGCCGGTCGTTGAGCTTCTTCTGCGTGCGGGCGCACGTCCCGATCAGCAAAACCGTGAAGGGAAGACGGCGCTTGCCCTCGCGCAGGAAAGGGGCTATCAAACCCTCGCTTCCCTCTTGGAAAGAGCGAGCAGCCCGACGAAGAAGACTACGCCTCCCGCCCGGTAG
- a CDS encoding PQQ-dependent dehydrogenase, methanol/ethanol family, whose product MRFPKSRKKLSAGMLLALAVGSATVIPSAYSNDDVLKLTENPKNWAAPGKDYANTRHSTLKQINTQNVKSLHMAWSFSTGTLRGHEGQPLVIGDRMYVVSSYPNIVWALDLSKGGAYEVLWKYVPRQDDKAVSTACCDTVNRGASYADGKVVFNTLDGYLVCLDANTGKELWKTKFADVNKGETSTPAPIIAKDKVFTGYGGDEFGARGRFAAFDLNSGKMVWQAYSNGPDSDVLLGPDFNSKHPEYGQAGQDLGVKTYPGDEWKRGGGCAWGWYSYDPKLELVYYNTGNPGLWSPSYRTEAKTYEEANEPWKWDNKWSMTIFARKPDTGEAVWGYQMTPFDEWDYDGINEDVLIDITVDGAKKPCLVHFDRNGFCYVLNRTDGTLIRANKFVTATWAEKIDMKTGRPVKVKEHSPFEVGKAVQVYPSAMGGKDQQPVAVDPKEANVFYAPTNNWGMTLEPMERAHTNQGSVYVFANVLMKPEKPGVMGRFKAFDVITGKARWELPERFPTWSGALVTDGGLAFYGTLDGWFRAVDRKTGKVLWQQKLGSGVIGNPISFEVGGKQYVSVLTGIGGWIGLPVTAGLDPADPYGALGAAGMAGENGFYNIPMGGTVYTFCVQ is encoded by the coding sequence ATGAGGTTCCCGAAAAGTAGGAAGAAGCTCTCTGCCGGGATGCTCCTGGCACTGGCGGTCGGTTCCGCGACGGTGATTCCGTCAGCCTATTCCAACGACGATGTATTGAAGCTCACGGAGAATCCCAAGAACTGGGCGGCTCCGGGCAAGGATTACGCCAACACCCGACACTCGACCCTGAAGCAGATCAACACGCAGAATGTCAAGAGCCTGCATATGGCTTGGTCGTTCTCGACGGGCACGCTCCGCGGCCACGAAGGGCAGCCGCTCGTCATCGGCGACCGCATGTACGTGGTGAGCTCGTACCCCAACATCGTTTGGGCGCTCGACCTCTCCAAGGGGGGGGCCTATGAAGTCCTTTGGAAGTACGTTCCGAGGCAGGATGACAAGGCCGTCTCGACGGCCTGCTGCGACACGGTGAACCGTGGCGCTTCCTACGCCGACGGAAAGGTCGTCTTCAACACCCTCGACGGCTACCTCGTCTGCTTGGATGCCAACACGGGGAAGGAGCTCTGGAAGACCAAGTTTGCCGATGTCAACAAGGGTGAGACAAGCACTCCCGCCCCGATCATCGCCAAGGACAAGGTCTTCACCGGATACGGCGGTGACGAGTTTGGTGCGCGAGGCCGATTCGCCGCCTTCGATCTCAACTCGGGCAAGATGGTCTGGCAGGCCTACAGCAACGGTCCCGACTCGGACGTGCTCCTCGGCCCCGACTTCAACAGCAAGCATCCCGAGTATGGGCAGGCTGGCCAGGATCTCGGCGTGAAGACCTATCCCGGCGACGAGTGGAAGCGGGGTGGCGGCTGCGCCTGGGGCTGGTATAGCTACGATCCGAAGCTCGAGCTGGTCTACTACAACACGGGTAATCCCGGTCTCTGGAGCCCCAGCTACCGGACCGAGGCCAAGACCTACGAAGAGGCCAATGAGCCGTGGAAGTGGGACAACAAGTGGTCGATGACCATCTTTGCCCGCAAGCCTGACACGGGCGAAGCCGTCTGGGGCTACCAGATGACCCCGTTCGACGAGTGGGACTATGATGGCATCAACGAGGATGTGCTCATCGACATCACCGTCGACGGCGCCAAGAAGCCCTGCCTGGTCCACTTCGACCGCAACGGATTCTGCTACGTGCTCAACCGCACGGACGGCACCCTCATCCGCGCCAACAAGTTCGTGACCGCCACCTGGGCCGAGAAGATCGACATGAAGACGGGCCGCCCGGTCAAGGTCAAGGAGCACTCTCCGTTCGAGGTCGGCAAGGCCGTTCAGGTCTACCCCTCGGCCATGGGCGGAAAGGATCAGCAGCCGGTCGCCGTCGACCCCAAGGAAGCCAATGTCTTCTATGCTCCCACCAACAACTGGGGCATGACGCTGGAGCCGATGGAGCGCGCCCACACCAACCAGGGTAGCGTCTACGTCTTCGCCAACGTTCTGATGAAGCCGGAAAAGCCCGGAGTCATGGGCCGTTTCAAGGCGTTCGACGTGATCACGGGCAAGGCTCGCTGGGAGCTTCCCGAGCGCTTCCCGACCTGGAGCGGTGCGTTGGTCACCGACGGCGGGCTCGCCTTTTACGGAACGCTCGACGGCTGGTTCCGGGCGGTCGACCGGAAGACCGGCAAGGTCCTCTGGCAGCAGAAGCTCGGTTCCGGTGTCATTGGCAACCCGATCTCCTTTGAGGTCGGTGGGAAGCAGTATGTTTCCGTCCTGACCGGCATCGGCGGCTGGATCGGCCTCCCGGTGACCGCGGGTCTCGACCCAGCGGATCCCTACGGTGCGCTCGGAGCCGCCGGAATGGCCGGGGAGAACGGGTTCTACAACATTCCGATGGGCGGAACGGTCTATACGTTCTGCGTGCAGTAA
- a CDS encoding sigma-54 dependent transcriptional regulator codes for MGLNILLVEDERNLARSIRELLTAQGHEVALAFDGDEGLRQAELSAPDLLLLDARLPNLSGPELLRRARAIHPALSAVVFTAYASVEDAVAVMKLGAFEYLQKPLDLDRLRVLVDRVEETVRLKQELAYYRSLDEPILIGESSAICSLHDKIEQLGRLDGSQGLPTVLISGETGTGKDVVARLLHHRSLRRDEAFLSINCVALPENLVETELFGYERGAFTGASGAKLGLMEAADKGTLFLDEIGDLPLPLQGKLLTAIERKTVRRLGSVRDRKVDPWILAATNRPLEASIREGSFRADLYYRLRVVHLELPPLRERSGDILLLAHHFLRIHGTRYGKMGRTLTPDAVATLQRYPWPGNVRELSHAIEQAILWSKEEILKPADFAWLGHLGEETARGLATASDAIRLLLQEGLSFAEIEKRLLQEALVASGQNISQAARQLGMTRDILRYRMEKHGIGAG; via the coding sequence ATGGGGCTCAACATTCTCCTGGTTGAGGACGAACGAAACCTCGCTCGGTCGATCCGGGAGCTTCTCACGGCCCAGGGCCACGAAGTCGCTCTGGCCTTCGACGGCGATGAGGGTCTCCGGCAGGCCGAGCTTTCCGCCCCCGACCTGCTTCTCCTCGATGCACGGCTACCGAACCTCTCGGGACCCGAGCTCCTCCGCCGGGCGCGGGCCATCCATCCCGCCCTCTCGGCCGTAGTCTTCACCGCCTATGCTTCCGTCGAGGACGCGGTCGCCGTCATGAAGCTCGGCGCCTTCGAATACCTTCAAAAGCCCCTCGACCTCGACCGGCTCCGCGTGCTGGTCGATCGGGTCGAGGAGACCGTCCGCCTCAAGCAGGAGCTCGCCTACTACCGGAGCCTCGACGAGCCGATCCTGATCGGTGAATCCTCGGCGATTTGCTCTCTGCACGACAAGATCGAGCAGCTGGGCCGACTCGACGGAAGCCAAGGGCTCCCCACCGTTTTGATCTCCGGAGAGACCGGCACCGGGAAGGATGTGGTGGCCCGGCTCCTCCACCATCGGAGCCTTCGTCGAGACGAGGCATTCCTCTCCATCAATTGCGTGGCGCTTCCGGAAAACCTGGTGGAAACCGAGCTCTTCGGCTACGAGCGGGGGGCGTTCACCGGCGCCTCGGGGGCTAAGCTCGGACTGATGGAAGCCGCAGACAAGGGCACCCTCTTTCTCGACGAGATTGGAGATCTCCCCCTCCCCCTGCAAGGGAAGCTCCTGACGGCGATCGAGCGCAAGACGGTCCGGCGACTGGGAAGCGTTCGCGATCGGAAGGTCGATCCTTGGATTCTCGCGGCCACCAACCGGCCCCTGGAGGCTTCGATTCGGGAAGGATCCTTTCGAGCCGATCTCTACTATCGGCTCCGCGTCGTTCACCTCGAGCTCCCCCCCTTGCGGGAGCGGTCTGGCGACATCCTTCTGCTGGCCCATCACTTCCTCCGCATCCACGGTACCCGGTACGGGAAGATGGGCCGAACGCTCACTCCGGACGCCGTCGCGACCTTGCAGAGATACCCCTGGCCCGGGAATGTTCGCGAGCTTTCGCATGCGATCGAGCAAGCAATCCTCTGGTCGAAAGAAGAAATCCTCAAGCCAGCGGACTTTGCTTGGCTCGGACATCTGGGCGAAGAGACGGCGCGGGGGCTAGCCACCGCTAGTGATGCGATCCGTCTGCTCTTGCAAGAAGGACTCTCCTTCGCCGAGATCGAAAAGCGGCTGCTCCAGGAGGCGCTGGTCGCCTCGGGACAGAACATCTCCCAAGCCGCCCGCCAGCTGGGCATGACTCGCGACATCCTTCGCTACCGGATGGAAAAACATGGCATCGGGGCCGGGTGA
- a CDS encoding sensor histidine kinase yields MKIATRIRLASGVFFVLAAVLSVEAAWIARQGQKRIEQVGEDLAQLSRLGDLELFAQREVAEVSDALGGKDPKARAQFLSFADQMRALLARCRSLAHGKEEEEALDAVEGNALLLERHGRQLLDRPDLPGSDPSFAGVDALEAFLDGPFRQSVRTLERLFHQGAIERAREKARLLKETAALLVPLCFLAGLGLAALVSLWLTQGIGRPLRNLVESARRIGRGEREVVPEIPLSGDLRDLALAFRQMAREIKDSQQKIVQAERMASIGATAAAVAHGIRNPLASIRALAQVALLKPDPSASAGDTLREIVHEADRLDRRIRQLLAFAKPLSPRPIIGSLNELAETIVPSLAKGEGKDVGIDLSLNRELPLVRFDPAQMEQVLLEILANALAAVGERGRIRLSSGVRPDGRVYLAIEDDGEGIAEEHLPRVTEPFFTTRPEGSGLGLAIVERYVSQNGGEMRVKSRFGQGTRITLLFPAASEGSDGAQHSPG; encoded by the coding sequence GTGAAGATCGCAACGCGGATCCGCCTCGCTTCGGGCGTCTTCTTCGTCCTGGCGGCGGTGCTCTCCGTCGAGGCGGCCTGGATTGCGCGGCAAGGCCAGAAGCGGATCGAGCAGGTGGGGGAGGATCTCGCGCAGCTTTCGCGGCTGGGCGATCTCGAGCTCTTCGCGCAGCGCGAGGTCGCCGAAGTCTCCGATGCGCTCGGGGGCAAGGATCCCAAGGCCCGCGCCCAGTTCCTTTCCTTCGCCGATCAGATGCGCGCGCTCCTGGCCCGCTGCCGCTCCCTGGCTCACGGGAAGGAGGAAGAGGAGGCGCTGGATGCCGTCGAGGGAAATGCTCTGCTGCTCGAAAGGCATGGCCGGCAGCTTCTCGACCGGCCCGACCTGCCGGGGAGCGATCCTTCCTTTGCCGGAGTCGACGCTCTGGAAGCCTTCTTGGACGGCCCGTTCCGTCAGTCAGTGCGAACCCTCGAACGGCTTTTTCACCAAGGGGCCATCGAGCGGGCCCGGGAGAAGGCCCGGCTCCTCAAGGAGACCGCAGCACTCCTGGTTCCGCTCTGCTTTCTTGCCGGACTGGGGCTGGCGGCACTCGTCTCGCTCTGGCTCACTCAGGGGATCGGACGTCCCTTGCGCAACCTGGTTGAATCCGCACGGCGCATCGGCCGCGGGGAGCGCGAGGTCGTTCCGGAAATTCCTCTCTCGGGGGATCTCCGCGACCTCGCCTTGGCCTTCCGCCAGATGGCACGCGAGATCAAGGATTCGCAGCAGAAGATTGTCCAGGCCGAGCGGATGGCCTCCATCGGCGCGACCGCCGCCGCAGTCGCTCATGGGATTCGCAACCCCTTGGCCAGCATTCGGGCGCTGGCGCAAGTCGCTCTCCTCAAGCCAGACCCCTCAGCCTCGGCTGGGGATACCCTTCGCGAAATTGTCCACGAAGCCGATCGGCTCGACCGCAGGATCCGTCAGCTATTGGCCTTCGCCAAGCCCCTCTCTCCGAGACCCATCATCGGCAGCCTCAATGAGCTCGCCGAAACCATCGTACCATCCTTGGCCAAAGGCGAAGGGAAGGATGTCGGGATCGATCTCTCCCTGAACCGGGAGCTCCCGCTGGTGCGTTTCGATCCGGCTCAGATGGAGCAGGTACTTCTCGAAATTCTAGCGAATGCGCTTGCGGCCGTCGGTGAGCGCGGCCGCATCCGGCTGAGCTCGGGTGTCCGGCCAGACGGACGGGTCTATCTGGCAATCGAAGACGATGGCGAAGGGATTGCCGAGGAGCATCTCCCTCGCGTCACCGAGCCCTTTTTCACGACACGGCCCGAAGGTTCGGGCTTGGGTCTGGCCATCGTGGAACGGTACGTTAGCCAAAATGGGGGAGAAATGAGAGTGAAGAGTCGGTTCGGCCAGGGAACACGCATTACCCTGCTCTTCCCCGCCGCCAGCGAAGGGAGCGATGGGGCTCAACATTCTCCTGGTTGA
- a CDS encoding TonB-dependent receptor, producing MPRFQRPLLPVLLLLLLAAFALPSSFAQEVDDPASASVGGTGSADPPPVSSPSDRKLRSALQQPKDAGQGQSDLEKTMSQLPEVEVVAVTPLPGMGQPLENLPGNYQIQQGKTWLQQEEFSLPQFLERNMASVNEVNMNGNPFLPNINYRGFAASPVPGTPVGISVFLDGVRINEPFTNNLLWDYVPQLAIQNMEMVPGSNPIYGQNTLGGALVMQTKNGRTSPGSMIQDYAGVWGTNDLEFQHGGYKGKWDWFLSGNWMSQDGWRQQSSSYVKQLFAKVGYHTEETDVHLEYIGADNLLNILGPTPIDMLATGGNSMIYTGPNPQFDNLNMVNLLASQKLTDELTLGGNAYFRESNYNFSNGNVANSVDQFLGFNYPPAAQALDASGMPIPAGEWDFGSIAQTGAGARLQLQWEKSFAGMENYAVAGASFDWAQCFFSSGFYPAAMGPNYNNVTIPGYPFQDQFSVPTFSDYVGLYLTDTFSPTPWFHLTGAFRDNYAQMMIGGTGVSSTGETVSLAAAERFQQVTPAAGFTLQPLAAFGVSDPTLKDLTFFFNYSESFRPPMVGEITGANPAIPVILPVAQLGDPALSPVLVQTYESGFRGNLTPGNVAWAFSFYQSNLSNNIQFEQTGHSSAGFFQNIGSEQNQGVEVTLQGSYKKLTWFANWSFLEATFQSPLVLQNAVSPAVPVQPGNRLPNLPQQMVKAGITYQILPQWQISMDFQYYSSRVLYGDWANVYPMLTGFALLNIQTYYTLNKHCQIFAFATNVYDEQYASAGLISQNVFTGAPNGGTIVPFATPGSPFGVWGGIRLQF from the coding sequence ATGCCGCGATTCCAACGCCCTCTTTTGCCGGTCCTCCTGCTTCTGCTTCTTGCCGCCTTCGCTCTACCCAGTTCCTTCGCCCAAGAGGTCGACGACCCGGCGAGTGCATCCGTCGGAGGCACGGGCAGCGCCGATCCGCCACCCGTGAGCTCCCCCAGCGACCGCAAGCTCCGGAGCGCCCTCCAGCAGCCGAAGGATGCGGGCCAAGGCCAATCCGATCTCGAAAAGACGATGTCCCAGCTCCCCGAGGTCGAGGTCGTCGCCGTCACCCCGCTGCCCGGAATGGGCCAGCCGCTCGAGAACCTCCCTGGCAACTATCAGATCCAGCAGGGGAAGACCTGGCTCCAACAAGAGGAGTTCAGCTTGCCCCAGTTTTTGGAGCGGAACATGGCGAGCGTCAACGAGGTCAACATGAACGGGAATCCCTTCCTTCCCAACATCAACTACCGGGGCTTTGCCGCCTCGCCGGTTCCCGGGACGCCGGTCGGCATCTCCGTTTTCTTGGACGGCGTCCGGATCAATGAGCCGTTTACGAATAACCTCCTTTGGGACTACGTTCCCCAGCTCGCCATCCAGAACATGGAGATGGTCCCGGGCTCCAACCCGATCTACGGGCAGAACACCCTGGGGGGGGCGCTCGTGATGCAGACCAAGAACGGAAGGACCAGCCCGGGCTCGATGATTCAGGACTACGCGGGGGTCTGGGGCACCAACGACCTCGAATTCCAGCATGGAGGCTACAAGGGAAAGTGGGACTGGTTCCTCAGCGGCAACTGGATGAGCCAGGACGGCTGGCGGCAGCAGAGCTCAAGCTACGTCAAGCAGCTCTTCGCCAAGGTCGGCTACCATACCGAGGAGACCGACGTTCACCTGGAATACATCGGCGCGGACAACCTCCTCAACATTCTCGGCCCCACCCCGATCGACATGCTGGCCACCGGTGGCAACTCGATGATCTACACGGGGCCCAATCCCCAATTCGACAACCTCAACATGGTCAACCTGCTCGCGTCGCAAAAGCTCACCGATGAGCTGACCTTGGGGGGCAACGCCTACTTCCGCGAGTCGAACTACAACTTCAGCAACGGCAATGTCGCCAACAGCGTCGATCAGTTCCTGGGCTTCAACTATCCGCCCGCCGCGCAGGCACTGGACGCAAGCGGGATGCCGATTCCCGCAGGCGAATGGGATTTCGGCTCGATCGCCCAGACGGGCGCGGGTGCCCGGCTCCAGCTCCAGTGGGAGAAGAGCTTTGCCGGCATGGAGAATTACGCGGTGGCGGGAGCGAGCTTCGATTGGGCCCAGTGCTTCTTTAGCTCGGGATTCTACCCGGCCGCGATGGGCCCCAATTACAACAATGTCACGATTCCGGGATATCCCTTCCAGGACCAGTTCTCCGTGCCCACCTTCAGCGACTACGTCGGCCTCTACCTGACCGATACCTTTTCGCCCACACCCTGGTTCCACCTGACGGGGGCCTTCCGGGACAACTATGCGCAGATGATGATCGGCGGGACGGGGGTCAGCAGTACCGGCGAGACGGTTTCCCTGGCGGCGGCCGAGCGCTTCCAGCAGGTTACCCCGGCTGCGGGCTTCACACTGCAGCCGCTCGCCGCCTTCGGTGTTTCCGACCCGACCCTCAAGGATCTCACCTTCTTCTTCAACTATAGCGAAAGCTTCCGGCCGCCCATGGTGGGCGAGATTACCGGAGCCAATCCCGCGATTCCGGTGATCCTGCCGGTTGCCCAGCTGGGCGATCCCGCCCTCTCTCCCGTGCTCGTCCAGACCTATGAAAGCGGCTTCCGAGGCAATCTCACTCCGGGGAACGTTGCCTGGGCGTTCTCGTTCTACCAGAGCAACCTCTCCAACAATATCCAGTTCGAGCAGACTGGTCACTCGAGCGCCGGATTTTTCCAGAACATCGGGTCAGAGCAAAATCAGGGAGTCGAAGTCACTCTCCAGGGGAGCTACAAGAAGCTCACCTGGTTCGCGAACTGGTCCTTCCTCGAGGCGACCTTTCAAAGCCCGCTCGTCCTCCAGAACGCCGTGAGCCCCGCGGTCCCCGTCCAGCCGGGAAATCGGCTGCCAAACTTGCCCCAGCAGATGGTCAAGGCGGGCATCACCTACCAGATCCTGCCGCAGTGGCAGATCTCGATGGATTTCCAATATTACTCGAGCCGTGTCCTCTATGGAGACTGGGCCAACGTCTATCCGATGCTGACCGGCTTCGCCCTCCTGAATATTCAAACCTATTACACGCTCAACAAGCATTGTCAGATCTTTGCCTTTGCGACCAATGTCTACGATGAGCAATATGCGAGTGCTGGCCTCATCAGCCAAAACGTCTTTACGGGAGCCCCAAACGGCGGAACCATCGTTCCGTTTGCCACGCCGGGATCCCCCTTCGGCGTCTGGGGCGGCATTCGCCTCCAGTTTTGA